The Metabacillus schmidteae genome has a segment encoding these proteins:
- a CDS encoding twin-arginine translocase TatA/TatE family subunit produces MLSNIGIPGLILVLVLALIIFGPAKLPELGRAVGSTLKEFKKSTRDLVSDEEPSKEEVVQVKKKAL; encoded by the coding sequence ATGCTTTCAAATATAGGCATTCCCGGATTAATCCTTGTCCTTGTTTTAGCATTAATTATTTTCGGACCAGCAAAACTGCCGGAATTAGGTCGTGCTGTTGGTTCTACATTAAAAGAATTTAAAAAATCCACTAGAGACTTGGTTTCTGATGAAGAGCCAAGCAAGGAAGAAGTTGTCCAGGTCAAGAAAAAAGCACTTTAG
- a CDS encoding histidine kinase N-terminal 7TM domain-containing diguanylate cyclase: MTNEAFVYIVVVFIAGILSSLLCLYAYFRLKDVPGGKPYIFVTLLSAMFTFSYAFELSSTSLKKMLLWLSVEYLVLPFIPACILLMCLGYVGKKLKQWMYYFLFLPPILTIFMHGTNELHHLYYTSIKLNSDSPFPILKLEYGPWFYVHSIYFFLCFMLSVIFLLLELRKTTIFRFRMQIILMVSGIIVPIIANYFYLNDLSPYGVDLGPVSMSISFFLHGAALLSYQMFDVTPVARETVFENMKEGVIVLNQNGILIDYNSAMSDIIPILNSQSIGKSLVDVIGKEPQLAEIIVLEKECDYRLPLRDKNTYYHIRFSDVKVKNKIMKIITFIDVTERVDLQEKLQYLARIDGLTQVFNRHFFKEECERIVESQKGRYVSIIMFDIDHFKQVNDTFGHEAGDLVLAQVASIVKKCVSSRDMVGRYGGEEFILCMPDTSLKVAKEMADFIRMNIYQTDIPYMEKEIRVTSSFGVSSVLISDGDHSQTLQTLMREADQALYVAKRNGRNCVELFENIGSEFIH; this comes from the coding sequence ATGACAAATGAAGCTTTCGTATACATAGTGGTCGTTTTTATTGCCGGAATATTAAGTTCATTATTATGTTTGTATGCTTACTTTCGCCTGAAGGATGTCCCCGGGGGAAAGCCGTACATATTTGTTACCCTGTTATCTGCTATGTTCACATTTTCCTATGCATTTGAGCTTTCAAGTACATCTTTGAAGAAAATGTTACTTTGGTTAAGTGTTGAGTACTTGGTTCTACCATTTATACCAGCATGTATCCTCTTAATGTGTCTGGGGTATGTAGGGAAAAAACTAAAACAATGGATGTACTATTTTCTATTTTTACCTCCTATTTTGACCATTTTCATGCATGGAACGAATGAGCTTCATCACCTCTATTACACATCGATTAAATTAAATAGTGACAGTCCATTTCCAATTTTAAAGCTGGAATATGGTCCTTGGTTTTATGTTCATTCTATTTATTTCTTTTTATGTTTTATGTTGAGTGTAATCTTTTTACTATTGGAACTAAGGAAAACAACGATTTTTCGGTTCCGTATGCAAATCATTTTAATGGTATCAGGAATCATTGTGCCGATCATCGCTAACTATTTTTATTTAAATGATTTGAGTCCATATGGCGTTGATTTGGGACCGGTTTCCATGAGTATTTCCTTTTTCCTTCACGGTGCTGCGCTTTTATCTTATCAAATGTTTGATGTCACCCCTGTTGCAAGAGAGACAGTTTTTGAAAACATGAAAGAAGGGGTCATTGTGCTAAATCAAAACGGGATACTTATTGATTATAACAGTGCAATGAGTGACATCATTCCAATATTAAACTCTCAATCTATTGGAAAATCCCTCGTGGATGTCATTGGAAAAGAACCTCAACTCGCTGAAATCATCGTTCTTGAAAAAGAATGTGATTATAGGTTACCTTTACGGGATAAAAATACCTATTATCATATTCGATTTTCAGATGTAAAAGTGAAAAATAAAATCATGAAAATTATTACCTTTATTGATGTCACTGAACGAGTTGATTTACAGGAAAAATTGCAGTATTTAGCTCGTATTGACGGCTTAACACAAGTCTTTAATCGTCATTTTTTTAAGGAAGAATGCGAAAGAATTGTAGAGTCTCAGAAAGGAAGATATGTATCCATTATCATGTTTGATATCGATCACTTTAAACAAGTAAATGATACTTTTGGACATGAAGCTGGTGATCTGGTTTTAGCTCAGGTAGCCAGTATTGTGAAGAAGTGTGTAAGTTCGCGTGATATGGTTGGGCGGTATGGCGGAGAAGAATTTATCCTATGTATGCCCGATACGTCTCTAAAGGTAGCAAAAGAGATGGCTGATTTCATTCGAATGAATATTTATCAAACAGATATACCGTATATGGAAAAAGAGATTCGTGTTACATCTAGCTTTGGCGTATCTTCCGTTCTAATAAGTGATGGAGATCATAGTCAAACCCTCCAAACTCTTATGAGAGAAGCTGATCAAGCTCTTTATGTTGCTAAACGTAATGGCAGGAATTGTGTTGAGCTTTTTGAAAATATAGGATCAGAGTTTATTCATTAG
- a CDS encoding NAD(P)-binding protein — protein MKAIIIGAGIGGLCTAIALRKIRMEVNVFESKQEVRFAGAGLAISANAIRALQQLGVGNQVVREGKVLEELRILTPSGKILQRKETAIISPKYGLDNVAIERGNLLEFLMSALGQEQIVYTGKTCRRFEQNDSGVKVWF, from the coding sequence ATGAAAGCAATCATCATAGGTGCAGGAATCGGAGGGCTTTGCACGGCCATCGCCCTTCGTAAAATCAGGATGGAAGTGAACGTTTTTGAAAGCAAGCAAGAAGTGCGTTTCGCAGGTGCTGGGCTTGCAATCAGTGCGAATGCTATCCGGGCATTGCAACAGTTAGGTGTAGGCAATCAAGTTGTTCGGGAAGGGAAGGTATTAGAGGAACTTCGCATCTTAACACCTTCAGGGAAAATCCTGCAACGGAAAGAGACAGCTATAATTAGCCCCAAGTATGGACTTGACAATGTGGCGATTGAGCGAGGAAACCTCCTGGAGTTCCTAATGAGCGCTTTAGGTCAAGAGCAAATTGTCTATACCGGAAAGACCTGTAGGCGTTTTGAACAAAATGACTCCGGGGTGAAAGTATGGTTTTAA
- a CDS encoding YbfB/YjiJ family MFS transporter has translation MKKQTYHFLIGGMLSLVIAMGIGRFAYTPILPLMQKELSFSNTIAGYIASSNYAGYLLGAILAGSFPFKKYRTILLRISLIITILSTALMGLTYSNLLWNVLRFLSGISSAYVLVIASGIVLDKLATISKTNWSGLFYGGVGLGIFLSSLLIPSLNHLFQWEGTWIGLAVVSGILTFFVWIWLDEKPNPDELKTKQETFTQDPSNKGLLLLNIAYGLEGLGYIVTGTFIVSIAENTSSFQNGATLVWMIVGLAAIPSCLIWSFLSKKWGYVNSLVFAMTLQAFGIAMPALWGSQSSFIISAILFGATFMGITTIATTLGQQMNPSNSSRTIGTLTAIYAIGQLIGPILAGALTSFTHNFNSALIGAASVILIGAGILLFGIQFKREYH, from the coding sequence TTGAAGAAGCAAACTTATCATTTTTTAATAGGGGGAATGTTGTCTTTAGTCATTGCTATGGGGATTGGAAGATTTGCATATACTCCCATTCTTCCACTTATGCAAAAAGAACTTTCTTTTTCAAATACAATAGCTGGCTATATAGCATCAAGTAATTACGCAGGATATTTGCTTGGGGCAATTTTAGCAGGTTCCTTTCCTTTTAAGAAGTATAGAACCATTTTGTTAAGAATAAGCCTAATCATCACAATTTTATCCACTGCACTGATGGGTCTCACATACTCTAATTTACTTTGGAATGTACTTCGCTTTCTATCAGGAATTTCTAGTGCTTATGTGTTGGTCATAGCCTCCGGTATTGTGTTAGATAAGCTTGCTACTATAAGCAAAACCAATTGGTCTGGCTTATTCTATGGAGGGGTAGGTCTTGGAATCTTTTTATCCAGTCTACTTATTCCGAGTTTAAACCATTTATTTCAGTGGGAAGGAACTTGGATAGGACTAGCTGTTGTCAGTGGAATCCTTACTTTCTTCGTATGGATCTGGCTAGATGAAAAACCCAACCCTGATGAGTTGAAAACTAAACAAGAAACTTTTACACAAGACCCCTCCAATAAAGGACTCTTATTGTTGAACATTGCCTATGGTTTAGAAGGATTAGGTTATATAGTTACAGGAACGTTTATCGTATCTATCGCTGAAAACACCTCATCCTTTCAGAATGGGGCTACCTTAGTTTGGATGATTGTTGGATTGGCTGCAATTCCCTCCTGTCTCATCTGGTCTTTTCTTTCTAAAAAATGGGGTTATGTTAATTCATTAGTGTTTGCAATGACTTTGCAAGCCTTTGGTATTGCAATGCCAGCCTTATGGGGCTCTCAATCTAGTTTTATTATTAGTGCAATATTGTTTGGAGCTACGTTTATGGGTATCACTACAATTGCTACGACATTGGGACAACAAATGAATCCATCTAATAGTAGTCGTACTATTGGCACACTTACAGCTATTTATGCTATTGGACAGTTAATAGGTCCAATACTTGCTGGAGCCTTAACATCTTTCACTCATAATTTTAATTCAGCATTGATAGGAGCAGCTAGTGTCATTTTAATTGGAGCAGGGATTCTTTTATTTGGAATTCAATTTAAGAGAGAGTATCACTGA
- a CDS encoding glycerol-3-phosphate acyltransferase, producing the protein MIDWKIYGQYIRSNGSKNAGLTNTLRILGISAAVFVRII; encoded by the coding sequence GTGATTGATTGGAAAATATACGGCCAGTACATAAGAAGCAACGGAAGTAAAAATGCTGGGCTTACTAATACTCTGAGAATTCTTGGGATATCTGCTGCGGTATTTGTTCGTATAATTTAA
- a CDS encoding LysR family transcriptional regulator has protein sequence MDLHTLKIFQTVAKKGSISQAARDLQYAQSNITMKIQQLESDLQTTLFYRHNRGTALTAKGSLLLTYAEKIFDLIEETQNMMTDDQTPKGPLVIGSMETTAAVRLPSVLSKYHKDFPEVDLTLKTGSTEENIQGVLQYELDGAFVAGPITHPELIQKEVFEEELVLITDTKHPPISSIKDIQTRTMLVFRTGCSYREKLEQWLHQERVIPNKIMEFGTLDAIVGCVFAGLGLSMLPLSVVAKHIQEGTLRQHSIPNEYGLVKTIFIYRKERYVSTSLIKFINTLGD, from the coding sequence ATGGATTTGCATACATTAAAAATTTTTCAGACCGTTGCTAAGAAGGGGAGTATTTCTCAAGCAGCAAGAGATCTTCAATATGCACAGTCAAATATCACAATGAAAATACAGCAGTTGGAATCGGATCTTCAAACAACTCTTTTCTATAGACATAATCGCGGAACTGCGTTAACAGCCAAAGGAAGCTTGTTGCTAACGTATGCAGAAAAAATATTCGATCTTATTGAAGAAACTCAAAATATGATGACTGATGATCAAACACCTAAAGGTCCGTTAGTTATTGGTTCAATGGAAACAACCGCAGCAGTTCGATTACCAAGCGTACTTTCAAAGTATCATAAAGACTTTCCTGAAGTTGATCTAACATTAAAAACAGGTTCTACGGAAGAAAATATTCAAGGGGTTCTTCAGTATGAACTTGATGGAGCATTTGTAGCCGGACCTATTACGCACCCTGAACTGATTCAAAAGGAAGTATTTGAAGAGGAATTGGTACTAATAACTGATACAAAACATCCACCTATTTCTTCTATTAAAGATATTCAAACAAGGACAATGCTTGTATTTCGTACTGGATGTTCTTATCGGGAAAAGCTTGAACAATGGTTACACCAAGAGAGGGTTATTCCAAATAAGATAATGGAATTTGGCACCCTGGATGCAATCGTTGGTTGTGTATTTGCTGGACTTGGACTAAGTATGCTACCACTGAGTGTGGTTGCAAAGCATATACAAGAAGGAACCCTTAGACAGCATTCAATTCCGAATGAATATGGACTAGTTAAAACAATATTCATTTATAGAAAAGAAAGGTATGTATCTACGTCTTTAATTAAATTTATAAATACGTTAGGTGATTAA
- a CDS encoding DUF3891 family protein yields MIINEREREFVIIEQHNHAVLSGDLFSYLQEEFFTGKEFKQDILFATQYHDCAWIGLDAAPLWDDKENSLYSFINLPSSLKLPHYRYGIDWIEQRNKYAALLCSRHYSSFFSNTKSEGEIKYVQYEKTRQNRLCRELGIAIEDSNIHLEILKFLDNLSIYICINEPGVKKSDEFPWYQNGFEGTELFSIEKSDRIVAYWLNERYIGLTPFPFRRAFEVTVPTKIVSKCDIKEKGIIEAYKDVPLVFRTFKIGPKGSIS; encoded by the coding sequence TTGATTATTAATGAACGAGAAAGAGAGTTTGTAATAATAGAACAACATAACCATGCTGTTTTATCAGGTGATCTATTTAGTTATTTGCAGGAAGAGTTTTTTACGGGTAAGGAATTCAAACAAGATATTCTTTTTGCCACACAATATCATGATTGCGCATGGATAGGACTAGATGCTGCCCCTCTTTGGGATGATAAAGAAAATTCTCTATACTCATTTATTAATTTACCTTCATCACTTAAACTTCCTCATTATAGATATGGGATTGATTGGATTGAACAACGAAACAAGTATGCTGCATTGCTTTGTAGTCGGCACTATTCATCTTTTTTTAGCAACACTAAGAGTGAAGGTGAGATAAAATATGTACAATATGAAAAGACACGGCAGAACAGATTATGTCGAGAATTGGGTATAGCAATAGAGGATAGTAATATTCATCTTGAGATATTAAAATTCTTGGATAACTTATCAATTTATATTTGCATTAATGAACCAGGTGTGAAAAAAAGTGATGAATTTCCTTGGTATCAAAATGGCTTTGAAGGTACAGAACTCTTTTCAATTGAGAAAAGTGATAGAATTGTAGCATATTGGCTTAATGAAAGGTATATCGGCTTAACTCCCTTTCCTTTTAGACGGGCATTCGAAGTAACCGTGCCAACAAAAATAGTAAGCAAATGTGATATTAAAGAAAAAGGAATTATTGAAGCCTATAAAGATGTACCTTTAGTATTTAGAACCTTTAAAATAGGTCCTAAGGGTTCAATCAGTTAA
- a CDS encoding LURP-one-related/scramblase family protein produces the protein MKQLYIKQKVFSLSGKFTVKDQQENDVFYVEGSFMQIPKTFSILNTAREEVALITKKVFSFLPKFFVEVNGSEVVMIKKEFSFFKARYTIDAGGIEVQGNWWGMDFQVLQHGEVIGKVSKEWFTWGDSYKVQIINEDMDAIVIALVVAIDCVKADQAAASSASTV, from the coding sequence ATGAAACAACTTTATATAAAACAGAAGGTATTCAGTCTAAGTGGTAAGTTTACGGTGAAGGATCAGCAGGAGAATGATGTTTTTTATGTGGAGGGAAGCTTTATGCAAATTCCAAAGACTTTCTCCATTTTGAATACAGCAAGAGAAGAGGTTGCGCTCATTACGAAAAAGGTGTTTAGCTTTTTACCGAAGTTTTTTGTAGAGGTAAATGGTAGTGAAGTGGTCATGATTAAGAAAGAATTTTCTTTCTTTAAAGCACGATATACGATTGATGCGGGAGGCATAGAGGTACAGGGTAACTGGTGGGGTATGGATTTTCAAGTCTTACAGCATGGTGAAGTAATCGGTAAAGTGAGCAAGGAGTGGTTCACTTGGGGTGATAGCTACAAAGTCCAAATAATAAATGAAGACATGGATGCCATCGTAATCGCACTAGTTGTAGCGATTGATTGTGTGAAGGCTGATCAAGCAGCTGCCTCATCAGCTTCTACTGTTTAA
- a CDS encoding alkaline phosphatase D family protein, whose product MTNEGNFDELVKKWSETALEKNMDRRNFISGASKLAGLSLGLALTQSVTGIEVINAAPKFNDYPFSLGVASGDPLPDSVVLWTRLAPDPLNGGGMPNEAVKVKWEVAKDENFRKVVQKGKVAAVPELGHSVHVEVDGLKPNQVYYYRFTCGGEVSQTGRTKTLPAEGTSVKSLTFAFASCQQFEHGFFTAYKHMAKEDLDMVFHLGDYIYEYGPNEYISSTGNVRVHSGPEIMTIDDYRNRYAQYRSDVHLRAAHAAFPWVVTWDDHEVENNYANLIPEKGQSVEAFVKRRAAAYQAYYEHMPLRKSSLPEGADMRLYRGFSYGDLANFFVLDSRQYRDDQANGDTSSPQTEESLDPSRTLLGTEQEKWLADGLSRSNSKWNVLPQQIFFAERNYGTPTEPRYSMDSWDGYPAARERVMEVVKANDITNLVVLTGDVHASWASNLKEDYSDPNSKTVGVEFVGTSITSGGNGADKRADTDKILAQNPHIKFFNDYRGYVRCTVTPEQWRTDYRVVPFVTEPGADISTRASLVYEKDQSGLKKVSSALVSEGVQKTNEVEEDRTRAHNRAHEKQKQKKKQNDKQKVTN is encoded by the coding sequence ATGACAAATGAAGGTAATTTTGATGAGTTGGTAAAGAAGTGGAGTGAAACGGCTTTAGAGAAAAATATGGACCGCAGGAATTTTATCTCGGGTGCGAGCAAGCTTGCCGGTTTATCTCTTGGACTTGCTCTTACCCAATCTGTAACAGGGATTGAGGTTATTAATGCGGCACCGAAATTTAATGATTATCCTTTTTCTCTTGGTGTAGCTTCTGGTGATCCACTACCTGATAGTGTAGTTTTATGGACAAGGCTTGCTCCGGATCCGCTGAATGGCGGCGGCATGCCAAATGAAGCGGTAAAAGTGAAATGGGAAGTGGCAAAGGATGAAAATTTCCGCAAAGTAGTTCAGAAAGGCAAAGTGGCGGCAGTTCCTGAACTCGGACATAGTGTTCATGTAGAAGTGGATGGCCTGAAACCAAATCAAGTCTATTACTATCGTTTCACTTGCGGAGGGGAAGTCAGCCAAACTGGAAGAACAAAAACATTGCCAGCAGAGGGTACAAGTGTAAAGAGTCTCACATTTGCTTTCGCATCCTGCCAGCAATTTGAACATGGTTTTTTTACTGCATACAAGCATATGGCAAAGGAAGATCTAGATATGGTCTTTCATCTCGGTGATTACATATATGAGTACGGACCAAATGAATATATTTCATCAACTGGTAATGTCCGGGTTCACAGCGGACCAGAGATTATGACAATTGATGACTATCGAAACAGATATGCTCAATACCGCTCAGATGTCCATCTACGCGCTGCCCATGCTGCTTTTCCTTGGGTAGTAACCTGGGATGATCATGAGGTAGAAAATAATTATGCCAATCTAATCCCAGAAAAAGGACAATCTGTGGAAGCATTTGTAAAACGCAGGGCTGCAGCTTATCAGGCTTATTATGAACATATGCCGCTACGCAAATCATCTCTTCCTGAAGGGGCAGATATGAGGCTATATAGAGGATTCTCATATGGAGATCTTGCTAATTTCTTTGTTTTAGATTCCCGCCAATATCGCGATGACCAGGCAAACGGAGATACAAGTTCTCCGCAGACAGAGGAATCATTGGATCCAAGCAGGACTCTCCTTGGTACAGAACAGGAAAAGTGGCTTGCTGATGGCTTGTCACGTTCAAATTCAAAATGGAATGTTCTCCCACAGCAGATCTTTTTTGCAGAAAGAAACTATGGGACACCTACGGAACCACGCTATAGTATGGATTCATGGGACGGATATCCGGCTGCGCGCGAAAGGGTAATGGAAGTGGTAAAGGCAAATGACATAACCAACCTTGTTGTCCTGACAGGAGATGTTCATGCAAGCTGGGCATCAAACTTAAAAGAGGATTATTCAGACCCTAATTCCAAAACAGTAGGTGTCGAGTTTGTCGGGACTTCCATTACATCTGGAGGCAATGGCGCTGATAAGCGTGCTGATACTGATAAAATATTAGCTCAGAATCCTCACATTAAATTCTTTAATGATTACCGTGGCTATGTGAGATGTACAGTAACACCGGAGCAATGGAGGACGGATTACCGTGTTGTTCCATTTGTAACTGAGCCAGGAGCAGACATATCAACAAGAGCATCACTTGTCTATGAAAAAGATCAATCAGGACTTAAGAAGGTTTCTTCTGCATTAGTGTCTGAAGGAGTCCAAAAGACGAATGAAGTGGAAGAAGACAGAACCCGCGCACATAACCGTGCACATGAAAAACAGAAACAAAAGAAGAAACAAAATGATAAACAAAAAGTCACTAATTAA